CGCGCGCAGGCTCAGTGCCGCCAGGAAGAAGGTCGCGGCGTTGAAGAAGATCGCCGTGGTGGCACCCGCCGACGCGACCAGGGCGCCGCCGAGGACCGGGCCGAGCAGCCGGGCGCCCTGCTCGTTGAAGCCGGTCAGCGCGTTGGCGCGGGCCAGGTCCTCCTTCTCCACGAGGGAGGGCACGATGCTGTCGCTGGCGGGCCAGAAGAACGCCTCCGCGGTGCCCATCACGACGGCGATCGCGTAGAACTGCCAGGTCTGCACGCCGTCGAAGACACTCGCCAGGCCGAGGGCCACCACGGCGGTGCCCCGCGACAGATGGGTCGCCAGCATGACGGTGCGGGGGGACAGGCGGTCGGTCATCGCCCCGCCGATCAGCATCAGGACGCCCCGCGGGATGGCCTGGGCCAGTACGACGCCCGCCAGCGTCGCCGCCGAGCCGGTCTCCTGGAGCACCAGCCAGATGAAGGCGACCTCGAAGCTCAGGTCGCCGAGGATGGAGATGCCCTCGCCCGCCCAGACCAATCGGAATCGCCGGGAACGCAGCGGCTGCCGCAGCTGATCCAGCATCACTTGCCTTTCTTTCGCGGCACGCCCGGCGCACCGTCGGTGTGGGGGGCCGGCCGGTGCGGCCGGCCCCTGTTCGTCGTCAGACCCCGGTCCGGTAGCCCGCGACGAAGGTGCGTGCCACCCGGTCCACGAGGTGACGCAGACCGGTGTGGTCGGGCGCGTGGCCGTGCACGAGCCCGAGCATCTGGTTGCCGATCCGCCAGTCGACCGCCTGGCCCGGCCGGGCGAGGACGTCGACGGCGGTGATCCCGTCGAGGGCTCTCACCTCGTCCACGCCGTCGAGGGCCGTCAGTTCGCGTGCCTCGACGGGCGGGAGGAGCACCCATTCGAAGGTGACCCCGGAGAAGTCGAAGGAGGGCGCGGCGGGCCGTCGGCCGAGTGCGAGGTCGAGCGCGAAACGCACCAGGCTGTCCTGCGAGGCCCTGGGGAGGAGATCCACCACGTGTCCGCCGACGCGGCCGTTGACCTCGATGATCCGGGGGCCGGACGGGGTCAGTTTCACTTCGGTGTGGGTCACCGAGTCCCGGATGCCGAGCGCCCGCACGGCGGCCGCGGCCAGCTCCTTCACCTCGTCCGCCAGCGCCGGGGGCAGCGTGGAGGGGAGGAAGAAGCCGGTCTCGCGGAACGGCTCGGCCAGCGGCAGCTTGCCCGACACACAGGAGGCCAGCACCTCCCCCCGGTACACCAGGCCCTCCACGGACACGTAGTCGCCCCACCCTTCGCCGGCGGCCGAGGGGTCCCCGACGAGGCACTCCTCGACGACGAACACCCGGTCCTGGCCGACGTCGCCCGACATCACGGCGGGCAGTTCGCGGGCGGCCTGCTCGGCCGAGTCCAGCCGGACGGTGTTCCGGCTGCCGGCGCCCGTCCGGGGCTTGACCACGACCGGGTAGCCCAGCTCCGCGGCCGCCTCCAGCACCCGCTCGGGGGAGTCTGCCAGCCGGCATCCGGTGGCGTCCACGCCCGCGGCGGCCAGCGCCGCGCGCTGTGCCAGCTTGTCGGTGAGCAGCCTCGTGGTCTCGGCGCCGTGGTACGGGAGGCCGAGCCGTTCCGCGAGTTCCGAGGTCAGGCCGAGGCAGTACTCGCTGAAGGTCACGATGGCCTCGGGCGCTTCCGCGCGCACCGCGGCGGCGGCCTCGTCCGGGCCGAGGCCGGTGATGTCGCAGACCGTGGCGCGCCGGCGCAGTCCGCGGAGCAGCGGTGCGACGCCCGGCTTGGCCGTGTCGCACACGAAGAACACCTCGCACAGGCCCTTGGCGTCGGCCAGGACCGTGCCCGGTCCGACCGAGCCGTCGGCGTACACGACGGCGACGCGGGGCAGCGGCTGTTCCGTCATCGGGCCACTTCCACCTCGGACAGCGACCACTGGGGCCGGCCCGGGACGGGGATCGTGTCCGTGTCCGAGAACCTCAGCCCGGCGGCCGACAGCAGCACGGTCAGCTCCGAGCGGCTGCGCAGCTTGCCGCCGAAGTGGACGAGGGCGTGCAGGTCGCCGATCGGGGCGAAGGAGCCGGCCGTGACGCGCTCCGGCATGTCGGCGTCGACGATGAGCAGCCGGGCCTCCGGGGTCATCGCGGCGGCGCAGTGGCGCAGGATCCGCAGGGCGTCCTCGTCGTTCCAGTTGGGCAGCACCCGGACCAGGAGGTAGCGGTCCGCGCCCGGGACGATGCCGTCGAGGAAGGATCCGGTCGTCGTGCGGGCCCGGCCCTCCAGGGCGGGGTCGTCGAGCCGCCGGCGGGCCTCCTCGATCACGTGCGGGATCTCCTGGAGGGTGCCCTCCAGGTGCGGGCGGGCGAGGAGGAGCTCGGCGAGGGTGGTGCCGTTGCCGCCGCCGATGTCCGCGACCGAGCCGGCCGTGGTGAAGTCGTACGCCTCGGCCAGCGCGTCGCCGAGGCCGTCGACGGCGATGATGGTGTTGTAGTGGGCCGCCAGTTCGGGGTGGGAGTCGAGGAAGCCGTAGAAGTCGGTCCCGTGGCGGTCCTGGAAGCCGCTGCCGTCCGTACGGAGGAGGTCGTGCAGCGAGTCGAACGAGGGGGCGCTCACCGCGCCGAAGTAGATGGCGGCGCTGTGCAGCGAGTCCTCCGCGTCGCTGCGCAGGGGCTCGGCGAGCGGGGTCGTCCCGAACGTGCCGTCGGGGTGGCTCTCCAGCAGGCCGACCGCGACGAGCGCCCGGAGGATCTGGAGCAGCCGGTCGGGCCGGGTCCCGGTCCGTTCGGCCAGCGGGCCGAGCGCGACGGGCCCCTCCGCGAGGAGATCGGCCAGGCCCAGCCGGGCGGCGGTGGTCACGAGGGCGGTGGCCCGGTAGCCACCGATCATCTCCAGGAGCCCGGAGCGGGCTTCGCCGGCGTCCATGTGTGCGTTCCTCTCTGTGCGTCGGTTCCCGGCACCGGTCTCGGTTCGGGTGTGCGGGGGGTCAGGACCGGGCGGTGCGGAGCGATTTGGGGGTCATGTCCGTCCACTCGTCCTCGATCCGCAGCAGGCAGTTCTCGCGGCTGGCCGCGGCGCCGCTGGTGCGCCAGCCGAGCGGGACCTCGTGGTGGGTGGGCCAGATCGAGTACTGCTCCTCGTCGTTGACGACGACGTGGAAGAGGTCCTGGAAGGGATTCATCGGGTGGCTCCTTCGTCGAGGGTGAGGGCGGGCAGCTCGTACCGGTCCACGGCGGCCTGGTAGAGCTCGCGCAGCAGGGGGTCGCGGACCCTGCCGCGCTCGTAGTGGGAGCGGAAGGTGGTGTCGTACTTCTCGAACCAGTCCCGGCGGCCGGTCAGGAAGAGCACGTCGTGCGGGGCCATCCGGCGCATCGCGAGAAGGCCGATCGGGGCCACCGAGACCCGGAAGCCGGTGTTGCGCACGGCCCGTTCGTCGCAGTTCGGGTGGAACTGGCCGATCATCAGGCCGGCCTCCACGGCGAGGTTCTTCAGCGACTCGTAGGCGTCGTCGAGGCGCTGCCAGCCGTCCGGGCCGGTGTGCGGCATGACGACGAGCCGGCATTCCAGCGAGGCGCCGGACTTGGGCTGCGGTTCCATCGTCAGGGCGAAGTCGACGAGTTCCTCGGTGAGCGCCTCGGTGATGCCCGTCGTGGTGGAGCCGTCGACGTCGTAGCGGAAGTGGAACTGCACGGCCTGGTCGTTGAGGGCCGGCGGGACGAACGGGCAGACCGGGCCGGTCCTGCCGAGCTGTTCGTGCGAGCCGCCCACGTAGTCGCGCAGCCAGGCGTCGACGACGGCGAGGTCCGCGGCGAAGACGTGGCCGGCGGGCTCGGTGCGGATGTGGAGGCGGCGGCGCTCGGCCGGCACTCTGCGGGTGGCCGTGGCGGGGGCGGTCGTCGTGCTCACGCGGCGGCCTCCGTGCCGAGCAGGTCCTCGACGAGACCGGCCAGCTCTCCGTACGACTCCAGGGCGTAGACCTCGGCGAAGTCCAGCTCCACTCCGATTCCGGTGCGGACGTCCTCGACCAGGCGCATCAGGTCGAGCGAGCTGCCGCCGTCGGCGAAGAAGTCGGAGTCGGGTCCGGGCACGATCCCGGTGTGCCGCTGCCAGAGCTCCGCCAGCGCGGGAAGGGGCGTGGTGAGGGCGGGCTCCGGTGCGGTCGCGAGCCCGGCGGGGACCTGCGGCTCGGGAGAGGTCTGCGGATCGGGCGAGGTCTGCGGCCCGTCCGAGGTCCGCTGCTCGGGGCGGGCGGTCGGCTCCGCCAGTCGGCGCAGGGCCTCGCGGTCCACCTTTCCCGTCGGGCCCAGCGGGAGGGCGTCGACGGCGAGGATCCGCTCCGCCACCAGATGGCGCGGTACGCGCAGGCAGGCCCGCTCGCGCAGGGCCGCGGTGTCGAGCCCGGCCGGCGTGACGAAGGCGAGCAGGGTCGCGCCTTCCCCGGTCCGCTCGGCCAGCACGGCCACGTCGGCGACCTCCGGGTCGGCGGCCAGCACGGCCTGCGCCTCGGCGAGGTCCACCCGGAAGCCGCGGACCTTCACCTCGTCGTCCGTCCGGCCCAGGAACTCCAGGGCGCCGCTGGGCAGCAGCCGGGCGCGGTCGCCCGTGCGGTACATGCGGGCGCCGGGGGTCGCGGCGAAGGGGTCGGGCAGGAAGCGCTCGGCGGTGGCGGCCGGGCGGTCGAGGTAGCCGCGGGCCAGCCGGTCGCCGCCGACGAACAGCTCGCCGGACGAGTCGCCCGTCACGGCGTCCAGCCGCTCGTCCAGGACGTAGCAGAGGGTTCCGGGGTAGGCGTACCCGATCGGCAGCGTCGCGGACTCCGCGCGGTCGCGTCCGGTGACCGGGCCCAGCGTGCTGAAGGTGGTGTTCTCGGTGGGCCCGTAGCCGTTGAGGAGCGTCGTCCCGGGGTGGGCGGCGGCGAAGGCGTCGGCCACGTCGGGGAGGACGACGTCTCCGCCGACGGTCAGCCGGCGCAGGGTGCCGAGCGCCTCCGGGTGATGGCGTGCCATCAGATGGAAGACCGCGGCGGTCAGCCAGGCCGTGGTGACCTCGGGGCGGGCGAGCTGCGCGGCGAGCTCGTGCAGCGCGAGCCGGGCCCGCGGTACGGCGACCACCCGGGCGCCGGCGAGGAGGGCGTTCCAGATCTCGAAGGTGGAGGCGTCGAAGGCCAGGGTGGAGTGCAGCAGGGTGCCGTCCTCCGGGCCGAGCCGCAGGGGCCCGGCACCGAGGGCGAGGCCGGTGACGCCGCGGTGGGTCACGCCCACCGGCTTGGGCTCACCGGTGGTCCCCGAGGTGAACATCACGTAGGCGAGGTCGTCGGGGCCGGCCGCCGGAGCGGGCAGTCGGCCGTGGCCCTCGCCGCGGCCCTCGCCTTGGCCCTCGCCGCGGCCCTCGCCGCGGCCGAGCTCGTCGACGGCGCGGGTGGTGAGACCCGGTACCGCCGGGGTCCGCTCGTCGGCGCTCAGCTGGAGCACCGCGCCGGAGAGCCGTGCCATCAGCGCGGTGCGCTCGGCGGGGAAGGACGGGTCCACCGGTACGTAGTGGGCGCCGGCGAACAGGACGGCCAGCATGCCCAGTACGGCGGACCGGCCGCCGTGGCCGGTGAGCAGCACGGCGTCGCCGGGCCGCACACCGAGCGCGCCGAGCTCCGCGGCCGCGGCACGGGCGCGGGTCAGCAGCTCGCCGTAGGTGTACGCGCCGTCCCCGTCCACGATCGCGGTGTGGTCCGGCTGCCGTTCCGCGACGGCGGCGAACGCGTCCTCGACGCGTCGGCCGGTCGGGCTGGTCATCGGGTGTGCTCCTGTCCGTGGGCGGTGAAGACGGCCTGGGGGTTCGGGTCGGGGGCGAGGGCGATGTGGGGGCGGAGCGTGGTCACGGGCTCCGGGTCGAGGAGCCCGAACAGGCCGTGCCGGAGCACGGTGGCGGCGACCAACTGCGCTTCCAGGAGCGAGTACTGGCGACCCAGGCACTGGTGGGGGCCCGCACCGAAGGGCAGGTACTGCTGGGCCGGCGGACGGTCGCCGAGGAAGCGCTCCGGACGGAACTCCTCGGGGGCCTCCCAGAGTTCGGGATCGTGGTGCATGACGTAGGTGGCGGCGAGCACCACGTCGCCCGGGACCAGCTCGATCCCGGCGGCCTCCAGCGGCTCCTCGATGGTGCGGACCAGGGCCCAGGCCGGCGGGGTGAGCCGCAGCGACTCCTCGACCACGGCCCGCAGATAGGGCAGCGACCCGTTCGGGGCCGAGGGCAGCGCGGCCAGCGCGTCGAGGTCCTCGGCGCGGACCTCCGCCAGGCTCCGGCTCAGCGCCTCCGGGGAGTGCGCCAGATTGTGGAAGATCCAGGTCAGCAGGGTGCCCATGGTCTCGACGCCCGCCACGAAGACCGAGAGCAGCTCCTCGCGGAGCACCTGGTGGGGGTCCTCGCCGGCGGCGGCCTCCTCGCCGAGGGCGGCGACGATCTCGGCCAGCACGCCGGGCTCGGAGGCGGGGCAGCCGAACTGTCCGGCCCGCCCGGCGATGAAGGTCTCCAGCACCTCGCGGCGCTTGAGGAAGGCCTCGTAGTCGCCCTCGTCGACGGTGTCCGGGAGGAACAGCCGGTGGTCCAGGTACTCCACGGCCTCCTGGAGGGCCTCGGTGAGCTCCAGGAGTTCGGGTCCGTCGAGCGCCGGGTCGACCGAGCGCAGGATCACCTGGACGCTGAGCCGCTGCATGGTCGTCGCGAGGTCCATCAGCTGCCCGGTGCCGCCCAGCAGCTCGCGCCGGACGAAGTCCTCGGCGGCGCGCAGGACGACGCCGTGGCCGGCGGCGACCGCGCGGGGCGTGAACATCGGGCGGAGCAGGTTCCGGCGGCGGCGCCACCGGTCACCGGTGGCGGCCACGAACAGGCCGCTGCCGACCAGCTGGCGCAGCAGCTCCCGGTGGGTGCGCAGGCCGTGCACCAGGGCGGCATTGGCCAGCGCGGGCTCGGTGGTGATGAGGATGCGCTGTTCGCCCTTGCCCTCGCCCTCGTCGTACGGGATGACGCAGACCGTTCCTTCGGCGCGTATCCGGGTCAGGGTGCCGAGCGGGTCGCTGCGCATCCCCTGGTTGAACCCGTCGAGGTCGACGGGGCTGTCGGTGACGGTCGCCATCTCAGCCACGCTCCCCTGCGGTGGTCTCGGCGGCGTCCCCGGCCGCCGGGATGATCTGCTGGGCGTACTCGCTCATGACCCAGCCCTCCTCGGTCCGCACCGAGGTCCGCTGGCGCTCCTTGAAGCCGCCGTCGTTCTCCTGGTGCCAGGCGAACGGCGGGCGGAGCAGCCGGCGCTCGACCGGCGTCCAGTCGTCGGAGTCGACGTCCTCGGGCACGGGGGCCGGCGAGGTGTGCTGGACCATCCCGGCGGTGTAGCGGCAGAAGACCACGCGCCGCTCGAAGTCGGCCTCCCAGGGCCAGCTGCCGTGGGTCGCGGTGTCCGCGAAGAGCACCACGGAACCGGCCTTCACCGGCACCCGGCTGACGAAGTCGCCGGTCTTCTCCCAGGCGGCGTACTCGTCGGGCATCGGGAAGTGCGACTTGTGGCTGCCCGGCACGACGGCGAAGCCGCCCTGGTCGGCGAGGGCGTCGGTGAGGCAGAAGGCCACGATCAGGTGGCCGGCGTAGATCTGGCCGTCGCGGACCTGGTAGCTCAGCGGCGGGTACTCCCAGGGGGTGTTGCCGTTGTGCAGGACGAGCGCGCCGGCGCCCTTGCGGGAGAAGAGGACCTGGCCCTCGTCGTAGCGCAGGTCGGCGCCGAGGAGCTCCTCCAGGTACGGCAGCACCTTGGGGTGCGCGAGCAGGTCGCGGACCGGGCGGTCCGTCGTGTGGAGGGGACCGGCGTTGGCGATGAAGGGGTTGTACTGCTTGAGCAGCCCGAAGTCGTGCTTGTTCTCGCCCTCCCAGAGGCCGTGGCCGTCCAGGGCGGAGTTCA
This is a stretch of genomic DNA from Streptomyces sp. R44. It encodes these proteins:
- a CDS encoding amino acid adenylation domain-containing protein; amino-acid sequence: MTSPTGRRVEDAFAAVAERQPDHTAIVDGDGAYTYGELLTRARAAAAELGALGVRPGDAVLLTGHGGRSAVLGMLAVLFAGAHYVPVDPSFPAERTALMARLSGAVLQLSADERTPAVPGLTTRAVDELGRGEGRGEGQGEGRGEGHGRLPAPAAGPDDLAYVMFTSGTTGEPKPVGVTHRGVTGLALGAGPLRLGPEDGTLLHSTLAFDASTFEIWNALLAGARVVAVPRARLALHELAAQLARPEVTTAWLTAAVFHLMARHHPEALGTLRRLTVGGDVVLPDVADAFAAAHPGTTLLNGYGPTENTTFSTLGPVTGRDRAESATLPIGYAYPGTLCYVLDERLDAVTGDSSGELFVGGDRLARGYLDRPAATAERFLPDPFAATPGARMYRTGDRARLLPSGALEFLGRTDDEVKVRGFRVDLAEAQAVLAADPEVADVAVLAERTGEGATLLAFVTPAGLDTAALRERACLRVPRHLVAERILAVDALPLGPTGKVDREALRRLAEPTARPEQRTSDGPQTSPDPQTSPEPQVPAGLATAPEPALTTPLPALAELWQRHTGIVPGPDSDFFADGGSSLDLMRLVEDVRTGIGVELDFAEVYALESYGELAGLVEDLLGTEAAA
- a CDS encoding methyltransferase encodes the protein MDAGEARSGLLEMIGGYRATALVTTAARLGLADLLAEGPVALGPLAERTGTRPDRLLQILRALVAVGLLESHPDGTFGTTPLAEPLRSDAEDSLHSAAIYFGAVSAPSFDSLHDLLRTDGSGFQDRHGTDFYGFLDSHPELAAHYNTIIAVDGLGDALAEAYDFTTAGSVADIGGGNGTTLAELLLARPHLEGTLQEIPHVIEEARRRLDDPALEGRARTTTGSFLDGIVPGADRYLLVRVLPNWNDEDALRILRHCAAAMTPEARLLIVDADMPERVTAGSFAPIGDLHALVHFGGKLRSRSELTVLLSAAGLRFSDTDTIPVPGRPQWSLSEVEVAR
- a CDS encoding phytanoyl-CoA dioxygenase family protein codes for the protein MNEEEKYRFDLNGYLVLEGVLDADELAALNSALDGHGLWEGENKHDFGLLKQYNPFIANAGPLHTTDRPVRDLLAHPKVLPYLEELLGADLRYDEGQVLFSRKGAGALVLHNGNTPWEYPPLSYQVRDGQIYAGHLIVAFCLTDALADQGGFAVVPGSHKSHFPMPDEYAAWEKTGDFVSRVPVKAGSVVLFADTATHGSWPWEADFERRVVFCRYTAGMVQHTSPAPVPEDVDSDDWTPVERRLLRPPFAWHQENDGGFKERQRTSVRTEEGWVMSEYAQQIIPAAGDAAETTAGERG
- a CDS encoding MbtH family protein encodes the protein MNPFQDLFHVVVNDEEQYSIWPTHHEVPLGWRTSGAAASRENCLLRIEDEWTDMTPKSLRTARS
- a CDS encoding cytochrome P450; the encoded protein is MATVTDSPVDLDGFNQGMRSDPLGTLTRIRAEGTVCVIPYDEGEGKGEQRILITTEPALANAALVHGLRTHRELLRQLVGSGLFVAATGDRWRRRRNLLRPMFTPRAVAAGHGVVLRAAEDFVRRELLGGTGQLMDLATTMQRLSVQVILRSVDPALDGPELLELTEALQEAVEYLDHRLFLPDTVDEGDYEAFLKRREVLETFIAGRAGQFGCPASEPGVLAEIVAALGEEAAAGEDPHQVLREELLSVFVAGVETMGTLLTWIFHNLAHSPEALSRSLAEVRAEDLDALAALPSAPNGSLPYLRAVVEESLRLTPPAWALVRTIEEPLEAAGIELVPGDVVLAATYVMHHDPELWEAPEEFRPERFLGDRPPAQQYLPFGAGPHQCLGRQYSLLEAQLVAATVLRHGLFGLLDPEPVTTLRPHIALAPDPNPQAVFTAHGQEHTR
- a CDS encoding DUF6875 domain-containing protein, whose product is MSTTTAPATATRRVPAERRRLHIRTEPAGHVFAADLAVVDAWLRDYVGGSHEQLGRTGPVCPFVPPALNDQAVQFHFRYDVDGSTTTGITEALTEELVDFALTMEPQPKSGASLECRLVVMPHTGPDGWQRLDDAYESLKNLAVEAGLMIGQFHPNCDERAVRNTGFRVSVAPIGLLAMRRMAPHDVLFLTGRRDWFEKYDTTFRSHYERGRVRDPLLRELYQAAVDRYELPALTLDEGATR
- a CDS encoding ATP-grasp domain-containing protein, which encodes MTEQPLPRVAVVYADGSVGPGTVLADAKGLCEVFFVCDTAKPGVAPLLRGLRRRATVCDITGLGPDEAAAAVRAEAPEAIVTFSEYCLGLTSELAERLGLPYHGAETTRLLTDKLAQRAALAAAGVDATGCRLADSPERVLEAAAELGYPVVVKPRTGAGSRNTVRLDSAEQAARELPAVMSGDVGQDRVFVVEECLVGDPSAAGEGWGDYVSVEGLVYRGEVLASCVSGKLPLAEPFRETGFFLPSTLPPALADEVKELAAAAVRALGIRDSVTHTEVKLTPSGPRIIEVNGRVGGHVVDLLPRASQDSLVRFALDLALGRRPAAPSFDFSGVTFEWVLLPPVEARELTALDGVDEVRALDGITAVDVLARPGQAVDWRIGNQMLGLVHGHAPDHTGLRHLVDRVARTFVAGYRTGV